One window from the genome of Thermococcus alcaliphilus encodes:
- a CDS encoding ABC transporter ATP-binding protein: MAKNVLEVKDLKMYYFTSRGPVRAVDNITFELKKGEVLGLAGESGCGKSSLGFTLMGMPTPPGKIIGGSIKIDGREIVGLPEEVLRREIRWQKISMIFQGAMNALNPVYTVGYQMIEPLIYHKGMTKEEALDRAMRYLELVGLAPEIVYRYPHELSGGMKQRVVIATALLLEPEVVIADEPTTALDVVVQAQIINLMKKLKKELGLSMIFITHDLSILAEISDRVAIMYAGKIVEIGDSEKIYYEPAHPYTQKLLAAIPRLHEDVERLEFIPGQPPNLIHPPSGCRFHPRCPYAMQQCKEQIPELKEIEKDHYAACWLL, encoded by the coding sequence ATGGCCAAGAATGTACTTGAAGTTAAGGACCTTAAAATGTACTACTTCACTTCAAGAGGACCTGTGAGAGCAGTCGACAACATCACGTTTGAGCTCAAAAAGGGTGAAGTTTTAGGCCTAGCAGGGGAAAGTGGATGTGGAAAGTCATCACTGGGCTTTACGTTAATGGGAATGCCTACTCCTCCGGGAAAGATCATTGGAGGAAGCATAAAAATCGATGGCAGAGAGATCGTTGGATTGCCTGAAGAGGTTCTCAGGAGAGAGATTAGATGGCAGAAAATCTCAATGATATTCCAGGGTGCCATGAACGCCCTAAACCCAGTTTACACTGTCGGATATCAAATGATAGAACCATTAATATACCACAAAGGTATGACAAAGGAAGAAGCTTTGGATAGAGCCATGAGATACCTAGAGCTAGTTGGACTTGCCCCAGAGATAGTTTATAGATATCCACACGAGCTCAGTGGTGGAATGAAGCAGAGAGTCGTCATTGCTACTGCACTGCTCCTCGAACCAGAAGTCGTCATTGCGGATGAGCCAACGACAGCTTTGGACGTGGTTGTCCAAGCTCAGATCATAAACCTCATGAAGAAGCTGAAAAAAGAACTGGGTCTATCGATGATATTCATCACACACGATTTGAGCATTCTTGCAGAGATAAGTGATAGAGTAGCAATAATGTATGCAGGAAAAATAGTAGAAATTGGAGACAGCGAAAAGATATACTACGAGCCAGCTCACCCATACACTCAAAAACTCCTAGCTGCAATCCCAAGGTTACATGAGGATGTCGAGAGGCTCGAGTTTATACCCGGACAACCACCTAACCTAATACACCCACCCAGTGGATGTCGCTTCCACCCAAGATGTCCATACGCAATGCAACAATGTAAGGAACAAATCCCAGAACTGAAAGAGATTGAGAAAGATCACTATGCTGCATGCTGGTTGTTGTGA
- a CDS encoding ABC transporter ATP-binding protein, whose amino-acid sequence MAEPVLRVENLKKYFPIKRGLLAGLRGEPPRFVRAVDGVSFEVYKQEVFALVGESGCGKTTTGKLVMKLLEPTDGKIYLEGQDVTELKTQEEIKAYRRKVQMVFQDPFSSMNPRFRIYDVLEEPLLIHGIGETKAEREELIYKALEMVKIVPPEDYVGRHPHMLSGGQRQRVAIARALILNPTFIVADEPVSMLDVSIRAEVLELMKELKEKMGVTYLYITHDLSTARYFADHIAVMYLGRIVEMGPAKVVIDNPIHPYTRALLAAVPEPIPERRNIIKEVPIKGEVPNAANIPPGCRFHPRCLYMEKGLCDVKHPQLVEYEHNHWVECWLAGKI is encoded by the coding sequence ATGGCGGAACCTGTATTAAGGGTTGAGAACCTCAAGAAGTACTTCCCAATTAAGAGAGGCCTACTAGCAGGACTTAGAGGAGAGCCCCCTAGGTTCGTCAGAGCGGTAGATGGCGTTAGCTTTGAGGTTTATAAGCAAGAAGTCTTTGCACTGGTAGGAGAGAGCGGATGTGGAAAAACTACCACTGGAAAACTAGTAATGAAGCTATTAGAACCCACAGACGGAAAAATTTATCTTGAAGGGCAGGATGTAACAGAACTCAAAACTCAAGAGGAGATTAAGGCATATAGAAGAAAAGTCCAGATGGTCTTTCAGGATCCATTCTCCTCAATGAACCCAAGATTCAGAATATACGATGTATTAGAAGAACCACTCTTGATTCACGGAATTGGTGAGACAAAAGCAGAAAGAGAAGAACTTATTTACAAGGCACTTGAGATGGTTAAAATCGTTCCTCCTGAAGATTACGTGGGCAGACATCCACACATGCTCTCTGGAGGACAGAGACAGAGAGTAGCTATTGCAAGAGCTTTGATACTTAACCCAACGTTCATAGTGGCAGATGAGCCAGTCTCGATGCTTGACGTTTCAATTAGAGCAGAAGTCCTTGAATTGATGAAAGAGCTCAAAGAAAAGATGGGTGTTACATACCTCTACATCACTCACGATCTATCAACAGCCAGATACTTTGCAGACCACATTGCGGTCATGTACCTAGGAAGAATTGTTGAGATGGGGCCTGCAAAAGTGGTAATCGACAATCCAATACACCCCTATACAAGAGCATTACTTGCAGCAGTGCCAGAGCCAATACCAGAGAGAAGAAACATAATCAAGGAGGTACCAATTAAAGGTGAAGTTCCAAACGCTGCAAATATCCCACCAGGCTGTAGGTTCCATCCAAGATGTCTGTACATGGAGAAAGGACTCTGCGATGTCAAGCACCCGCAATTAGTAGAATACGAGCACAACCACTGGGTAGAATGCTGGCTAGCTGGAAAAATTTAA
- a CDS encoding NAD+ synthase, translating to MRELNFEEVIGRLVSFIKEKTEEAKAKGVVIGISGGVDSATVAHLATKALGKEKVLGLIMPYYMNQDVEDALLVCKKLGIEHKLISIKEIVDAFEKSIGFELDKVSKGNLMARTRMILLYAHANSRNYLVLGTSNKSEFLTGYFTKWGDGASDYAPLINLYKTEVWEIAKRIGVPERIITKKPSAGLWEGQSDEDELGISYKLLDEILYRLVDLKMEKNKIAEELNVPMEKVEYVEHLVKKSEHKRRLPVGPKI from the coding sequence ATGAGGGAACTAAATTTTGAAGAGGTTATCGGTAGGCTTGTCTCATTTATAAAAGAGAAGACAGAAGAAGCAAAAGCTAAGGGAGTGGTAATTGGAATTAGTGGTGGGGTAGACAGTGCCACTGTAGCTCACCTTGCAACAAAGGCACTCGGAAAAGAAAAGGTACTAGGCCTTATAATGCCCTATTACATGAACCAAGACGTTGAAGATGCTTTGCTAGTATGCAAAAAACTCGGAATTGAGCATAAACTCATCAGCATAAAAGAAATCGTAGATGCGTTTGAAAAAAGCATTGGCTTTGAGCTTGACAAAGTTTCCAAAGGTAATTTAATGGCAAGAACCAGAATGATACTTTTGTATGCCCATGCAAACTCAAGAAACTACCTTGTTTTAGGGACGTCCAATAAAAGCGAATTTCTGACAGGATACTTTACAAAGTGGGGAGACGGAGCTAGTGACTATGCCCCTTTAATCAACCTATACAAAACAGAAGTTTGGGAAATTGCCAAAAGGATTGGCGTTCCAGAGAGAATAATAACCAAAAAACCAAGTGCTGGTCTATGGGAAGGACAAAGCGATGAGGATGAACTGGGAATTAGCTACAAACTTTTAGATGAAATCCTCTATAGATTGGTAGATTTAAAAATGGAAAAGAACAAAATTGCCGAAGAGCTAAATGTCCCAATGGAGAAAGTTGAGTATGTTGAACATCTAGTCAAAAAAAGCGAACACAAAAGGAGACTTCCTGTGGGACCAAAAATCTAA
- a CDS encoding DMT family transporter produces the protein MKKGYILVFLAASMWGTLGIFAKLLYGFGLDPFTITFYRASIAFALLFVYNLSKGLQIKKHRLPFYAFYGFFAVFLFYILYFYTVKISSVSLAVLLLYSAPVYSTILGYFIFGEKITSIKLAALVMAIIGVLLVVNPNGGSVSKLAIVLGLLSGLTYALYGILAKLAVKNEKPEEALLYTIGFGALFLAPFSNFEIPISSLPCLFGLAFFPTFLAYILYNTALKEIEVSRASIIATVEPVVALILAYLIFHEILTTKQVIGAILIILGSLMLHIEERNEKDQT, from the coding sequence TTGAAAAAAGGGTACATACTAGTCTTTTTAGCCGCGAGTATGTGGGGAACTCTTGGGATTTTCGCTAAATTGCTCTATGGCTTCGGATTAGATCCGTTTACAATAACATTCTACAGAGCATCCATAGCGTTTGCCCTTCTCTTTGTTTATAATCTCTCCAAAGGCCTTCAGATTAAAAAGCATAGACTGCCTTTTTATGCATTTTATGGTTTTTTTGCAGTGTTCTTGTTTTATATATTGTATTTCTACACTGTTAAAATTTCATCAGTGTCTTTGGCGGTCCTTCTATTGTATTCCGCCCCGGTTTATTCCACTATACTGGGATATTTCATCTTTGGTGAAAAAATCACTTCCATAAAGCTCGCAGCACTTGTAATGGCAATAATAGGAGTTCTCCTAGTTGTTAATCCCAACGGAGGAAGTGTGAGTAAGCTAGCTATAGTATTAGGACTTCTATCCGGACTTACATACGCTCTCTATGGAATTTTGGCAAAACTCGCTGTAAAAAATGAAAAACCAGAAGAAGCCCTTCTTTACACAATAGGTTTTGGAGCACTTTTCCTAGCGCCGTTCTCGAATTTTGAAATCCCTATCTCTTCTTTGCCATGCCTTTTTGGACTAGCATTCTTTCCAACATTTTTGGCATACATTTTATACAATACTGCACTTAAAGAGATAGAAGTCAGCAGAGCATCGATAATAGCCACGGTAGAACCGGTAGTTGCTTTAATCCTTGCTTACCTCATATTCCACGAAATCCTAACAACCAAACAAGTGATTGGAGCCATATTAATAATTTTAGGTTCTCTCATGCTCCACATAGAAGAAAGAAATGAGAAAGATCAAACATAG